Proteins found in one Buchnera aphidicola (Hyadaphis tataricae) genomic segment:
- the flhB gene encoding flagellar biosynthesis protein FlhB, translating into MNHNVNEEKTENPTEHRIKKFRKTGKTKYSRELNSLLILFFGFITLWWYKDSIVSRLIKIMSDSFSFDKKIILNNDYNLLNFLTYLKEISLIFFPFFVVLLCVVLIPPIFLSGIAMNFQSLHCSFNKLNPLNGIKRIFAIETIIEFIKITIKLVLIMSLSYWYLYTSVSEMSVLIYENFSSSLLHGFKILFNCCTVIIFGLIPVALFDVCLQQFKYYKQLKMTHQEVKDEFREKEGNPSIKVRIRQEMKASVRRRMMLDIPKADVVIVNPIHYSVALKYDEQNMHAPKVIAKGVGAVALKIQMLAMQNKISIISAPSLARSLYRYSDIGQYIPGPLYKAVAEVLAWVWKVKKWKKEGGVFPEKPKNILVPSELNFKGDR; encoded by the coding sequence ATGAATCATAATGTAAACGAAGAGAAAACAGAAAACCCCACTGAACATCGCATTAAAAAATTTAGAAAAACAGGAAAAACTAAATATTCTCGAGAATTAAATTCTTTGTTGATTTTATTTTTTGGATTTATAACTTTATGGTGGTACAAAGATTCTATTGTATCCAGATTGATAAAAATAATGTCTGATAGTTTTTCTTTCGATAAAAAGATTATTTTAAACAATGATTACAATTTATTAAATTTTTTGACTTATTTAAAAGAAATATCGTTGATATTTTTTCCATTTTTTGTAGTTTTATTATGTGTAGTATTAATACCACCTATTTTTTTAAGTGGTATCGCAATGAATTTTCAATCATTACATTGTAGCTTTAATAAACTGAATCCGTTGAATGGTATAAAAAGAATATTTGCTATTGAAACAATAATAGAATTCATTAAAATAACAATAAAGCTCGTTTTGATAATGAGCCTTTCTTATTGGTATTTATATACTTCAGTGTCTGAAATGTCAGTTTTGATTTATGAAAATTTTTCATCTTCTTTGTTACATGGTTTTAAAATCCTTTTTAATTGTTGTACTGTCATTATATTTGGACTGATTCCTGTTGCGTTATTCGATGTGTGTTTGCAACAATTCAAATATTATAAGCAATTAAAAATGACTCATCAAGAAGTCAAAGATGAATTTAGAGAAAAAGAAGGCAATCCGAGTATTAAGGTTCGAATTCGTCAAGAAATGAAAGCTTCTGTACGTAGAAGAATGATGTTAGACATACCTAAAGCAGATGTAGTAATCGTTAATCCCATACATTATTCGGTTGCATTGAAATATGATGAACAAAATATGCATGCACCTAAAGTGATTGCCAAAGGCGTGGGTGCTGTAGCTTTAAAAATACAAATGTTAGCTATGCAAAATAAAATCTCTATAATTTCCGCGCCATCTTTAGCTCGTTCATTATATCGTTATTCTGATATAGGACAATATATTCCTGGACCTCTTTATAAAGCTGTTGCAGAGGTTTTAGCATGGGTTTGGAAAGTTAAAAAATGGAAAAAAGAAGGTGGAGTTTTTCCTGAAAAACCTAAAAATATATTAGTTCCATCAGAGTTGAATTTCAAAGGAGATCGCTAA